One Helicoverpa zea isolate HzStark_Cry1AcR chromosome 11, ilHelZeax1.1, whole genome shotgun sequence genomic window carries:
- the LOC124634558 gene encoding uncharacterized protein LOC124634558, which produces MWKHSLAHFYFLLFLKFISCCQCNINQTTEKDLYIEKRQLEFEDYSTTEMTDNATESTVSVDRPTVTSYHLGNLESNESSTESYEGTTPETTEATERKQNSTDIKEHSEYNESTENILDPTEGSIDLNEFITPDNETTTEIVRKRVKTLKHSLKDQAKKCRHYRKGNSFDLSKMADVWQVVYYQLPNKLKCFKIHIKLVKLKEQQRYATVFGNFNDTVRWDKCFLEIKSSEKSEGGSRRHFLQGTQSDRGVMENIIIDEEHCADIPRGNAHFIRGIQTIDNYRYKPRRMERWRRCHEAENTTYITLHRESGDQWSVIKNLLVMRDCETGDLVVFTKVPSRPRRDDILDALTVFGESKLNGTMACEEKSEKTWIKYEDDAPSTRGSKKK; this is translated from the exons ATGTGGAAACATTCATtggcacatttttattttttgttatttctaaaGTTTATTAGTTGTTGCCAGTGTAATATTAATCAAACGACTGAAAAAGATTTATACATAGAGAAGAGGCAGCTTGAATTTGAGGATTACAGTACAACGGAGATGACTGACAACGCGACCGAGAGTACGGTCTCCGTCGACAGGCCAACGGTCACCTCTTACCATTTGGGGAACTTGGAATCTAATGAAAGTAGCACCGAATCGTATGAGGGAACAACGCCAGAAACAACTGAAGCCacagaaagaaaacaaaactctACAGACATCAAAGAACATTCAGAATATAACGAAAGCACTGAAAATATTCTGGACCCTACTGAAGGTAGTATTGATTTGAATGAATTTATTACACCTGATAATGAaaccactaccgaaatagttaGGAAAAGAGTTAAGACACTGAAACATAGCCTTAAAGATCAGGCGAAGAAATGTCGGCATTACAGAAAGGGGAATTCCTTTGATTTGTCCAAGATGGCGGATGTGTGGCAAGTTGTGTACTATCAGTTGCCGAATAagttaaaatgtttcaaaattcaTATAAAGTTGGTGAAATTAAAG GAGCAGCAACGCTACGCCACTGTGTTTGGGAACTTCAACGATACAGTACGTTGGGACAAatgttttttggaaataaaatccAGCGAAAAGTCTGAGGGAGGTTCTAGAAGACACTTTCTTCAAGGAACCCAAAGTGACAGGGGCGTGATGGAGAATATTATCATTGATGAAGAACATTGCG CGGATATACCGCGCGGCAACGCTCATTTCATACGGGGCatacaaacaattgacaactatcgGTACAAACCACGGAGGATGGAAAGATGGCGGAGATGCCATGAAGCAG AAAACACGACTTACATCACCCTTCACCGCGAGAGTGGTGATCAGTGGTCGGTGATTAAGAATCTTCTCGTGATGCGAGACTGCGAGACTGGTGATCTTGTAGTGTTCACCAAGGTGCCTTCACGTCCCCGTAGAGACGACATCTTGGATGCCTTGACAGTATTCGGGGAAAGCAAACTTAATGGCACCATGGCCTGTGAAGAAAAGTCAGAAAAAACCTGGATTAAATACGAAGATGATGCCCCGTCTACACGCGGTTCAAAAAAGaagtaa